The following proteins are co-located in the Fodinibius salicampi genome:
- a CDS encoding BspA family leucine-rich repeat surface protein yields the protein MKGNIFILLTTIILTFTGCSELTKQSDQFGQSGETAQSSQTVIENETFYLAENGVTVICSEAEVGEQGTVDGVTYTKRTRDQITPENAATTCTSGITDMSSLFEDASSFNENIDSWDVSSVTNMNRMFYNALEFNQPIGEWDVSNVTDMSSLFHRAFSFDQHVCKWDVSSATDMEAMFENASVFNDEIEGWDVSGVTDMSEMFYNAKKFNQPIGKWDLSSVTDMSEMFAHARNFKHDITEWDVSNVTDMSGMFQFLDHFNQDIGNWNVSNVTDMSGMFHEANSFNHDIGDWDVSSVTNLRAMFFSADSFNQDIGSWDVSSVTNMAIMFSSASSFNQDLSNWDVSSVTNMRSMFHTASEFNQDLTDWCVSNITTRPEKFSDESALLTENEPVWGTCP from the coding sequence ATGAAAGGGAATATATTTATTCTACTTACAACAATAATATTAACTTTTACTGGTTGTTCTGAACTAACGAAACAATCCGACCAATTCGGTCAGTCGGGCGAAACCGCCCAGTCCAGTCAGACAGTTATCGAAAACGAGACCTTCTACCTGGCCGAGAACGGGGTCACCGTGATCTGCAGTGAGGCCGAGGTCGGCGAGCAGGGCACCGTTGACGGCGTTACCTATACCAAGCGAACTCGGGATCAGATCACCCCGGAGAACGCCGCCACCACCTGCACCAGCGGCATCACGGATATGAGCAGCCTGTTTGAAGATGCCTCATCCTTCAATGAAAATATCGACAGCTGGGATGTCAGCAGTGTCACGAACATGAACCGCATGTTTTATAATGCCTTAGAGTTTAATCAGCCTATCGGAGAATGGGATGTCAGTAATGTTACTGACATGAGCTCCCTGTTTCATCGAGCTTTTTCCTTTGATCAGCACGTTTGCAAATGGGATGTCAGCAGCGCCACTGATATGGAGGCTATGTTTGAAAATGCCAGTGTATTCAACGATGAAATTGAGGGTTGGGACGTCAGTGGCGTAACGGACATGAGCGAGATGTTTTATAATGCCAAGAAATTTAATCAGCCTATAGGTAAGTGGGATCTCAGCAGTGTCACAGATATGAGTGAGATGTTTGCTCATGCCAGGAACTTCAAACATGATATTACAGAATGGGACGTCAGTAATGTGACGGATATGAGCGGGATGTTTCAGTTTTTAGACCACTTCAACCAGGACATCGGCAACTGGAATGTTAGTAACGTAACCGATATGAGCGGCATGTTTCATGAAGCGAATTCCTTCAACCATGACATTGGGGACTGGGATGTCAGTAGTGTCACAAATTTGAGGGCAATGTTTTTCAGCGCCGATTCTTTCAACCAGGATATTGGCAGCTGGGACGTCAGTAGTGTCACTAATATGGCTATTATGTTTTCAAGTGCCTCTTCTTTTAACCAGGATCTTAGCAACTGGGATGTCAGCAGTGTCACCAATATGAGATCAATGTTCCATACAGCTTCTGAATTTAACCAGGACCTCACCGATTGGTGCGTCTCCAACATAACTACCAGGCCTGAAAAATTTTCTGATGAGAGTGCACTGCTTACAGAAAATGAACCGGTCTGGGGCACCTGCCCGTAA